From the Porphyrobacter sp. CACIAM 03H1 genome, the window GGCTGGCGGGACGAGCGCGTGGGGTGGGAGGTTCGCTTGCGCAGGGCCGACGCCTGCGCGGGAGGGTAGAGGGGGTCTGGGGGTGTAGGAAAATGCTGTTTTCGGGTCTAAGGCATGAATCATTGAGAGGAAAAGCAGCGCTGACTTGACATGTTCTCCCTATGTTCCTAAGGAGTGAGATGGAAGGATACATCAAATTCTGCCGCCGCCTCACACTGGTGGGATTGGGCGTGGCTGTTGGGATCATCGCAGCAAGCGAACCGAATGTGTCCTTCGTGGTTTCGACCAACATGAAGTACACAGACCTAGTCGCTGTAATCTTGACAGCACTTGGGGTCATTCTAGCTGCACTTGCAGCAGTAATTGGCCTTTTAGCCTATATAAATTGGCAGAGATTTGAAAATAATGTACAAATTAAAGTTGAAGAGTATTTAAACAACTTTGTTAAACCCACGGAGCGTTATGAAGCCATCCGTGACCTCATTGAGGATCACAAGGAAAAAACTCGTCGGTTATTAGAGGCGGAGAAAGAAATCGAAAACCTAAGCAAATTTGATGAGAATCAAATATGATTACGGACACTCAGCGATCGATACTTCAGCGGCATCTTTCTGAGGTGCCAGTTAAACTCGGCGCCCTTGCCAGCGAGCTTGGCTTGGAAGTTTTCAAATCGCCGCTGCGCCCTGGTATATCTGGCCTCATTGAGCCTTCGCATAGTGCGCCGAGTGGATTTCGGATTAAAATCAATCGCCACGAAAGCGTCGAACGCCAACGGTTCACGCTAGCCCATGAGATCTCTCATTTTCTGCTTCATCGAGAGCTGATCAGAAATGGCGTCATTGACGACACGATGTACCGCTCTAACCTGAGCAGCAGGCACGAGATCGAAGCAAATAAGCTTGCATCAAAAATCGTTATGCCGGAGGCTGCGGTTGACATGCTGCGGAGAAAATACTCAGGCCACTCATTCGAGGAAATGACTCACCTCATGGCAAAGGACTTACGCGTCTCTGAACCGGCGATGAGGATTAAGCTTGGAGGGTAGATGCTCAAGGGTCGAGAATACGTACCTTTATTGTACACGCGACTTGCTGAGATTCGCGCGATGCGTGAGCTACCCGAAAGCAGCAAAAACTTGATGGTGCCCGTTTTCAAGTTGCGCCCTTGGCTAAACTCCAAAGAACTAGATCGCGCAGTTGAGGTCGTCGAAGAAGCCGTAGGCAACCGGCTCTACGGACTTGATCTCGATGAGTTCAAGCTCAACTTAAATCCTGACCCGTCGAAAACAGCCGCTACACAGTTCTTGCAGCTGTTTGAAAAAGCCGAGGGATATAAAAATTACTACGACTTGGTCGCATCAGGACCAAATCGAGTGCCCGTCTTTCGAGGCATCAACGATGCGGACTTGGAAATAGAGAAACAGATTGAACATATTCTCCATATCGATCGCGGTGTCTTTGTTCGAGCTAAGGTCGGGGAGCCGGGCTCACTCCTCGAAATAGCGCGAAAATTGGCCGAAAACGATATTGACAACGCAGTCTTTATCATCGACTGCGGCTGGGGTCGAGACTTACTTGTCTCTGCGGCTCTTGCATCTCAGTTCGCTCAAAGACTTGTGAATACTTCCGATAAATTTGAAATTGTCATCGCAGGTAGCAGTTTTCCTGATGACTTCAAAGGACTCGGAGAACGATTTACGATACCAGCTATTGAAAGACAGCTGTATTTTGAGGTACGACGTCAAGTCAACTTCGATGCGCTCTATTATGGAGATTGGGGCAGTACGAGACCACCGACTGACCCGATACCAATGAAGCATGTTCCGCGCATAGATACCGCTAGGTCAACCGACTGGGTTTGCTGGAGAAGTGAAGATGATGAAACTTACGTTGAGGTCGCTCAGCGTGTCATCACAGACCCAGCATGGGACGGAAAGCTGGGAATTTGGGGCGAGTACATGGTTGTTGCAACTGCCGAAGAAGAGGCTGTACGAATAAAGGCTCCTGCCATGGCCGCCGCCGTCCGAGTGAACATCCATCTCCATCAGCAAGCTAACTTCGACAATCCAGGAGGATTGCATGTCGGTGATGAAGCTGTAGGTGACGATCTCTAGCGGTGCTAGGCAAGTTCAGGACTGGTTATGCTTGCCTACTGTTGGAGCAGCGGCTTGAGATACCGCCCCGTAAAGCTCCGCTCCACCTTCACCATCCTTCGACAAGCTCAGGACAGGCTCGGTTGCCGGCTACCCTCGCCCTGCATCAGCGCCGTTCAAGCAGCGGCTTGAGGTAGGCTCCCGTGAACGACCGGGGTTCCTCGGCAACCGCCTCCGGCGTCCCCACCGCCACGATCTCCCCCCCTCGCACGCCGCCCTCGGGGCCGAGGTCGATGATCCAGTCGGCGGTCTTGATCACGTCGAGGTTGTGCTCGATCACCACCACCGAATTGCCCTGCTCCACCAGCCGGTGCAGCACTTCCAGCAATTTTCGGACGTCCTCGAAGTGGAGGCCGGTGGTCGGCTCGTCGAGGATGTAGAGGGTCTGGCCGGTGGAGCGGCGGGCGAGTTCCTTGGCGAGTTTCACGCGCTGGGCCTCGCCGCCGGATAGCGTCGTCGCCTGCTGGCCGACCTTGACGTAGCCGAGGCCGACCTCGTTCAGCATCCGCATCTTCTCGCGGATCGGGGGGACGGCCTTGAAGAATTCCTCGGCGTCCTCGATCGTCATGTCGAGCACGTCGGCGATCGAGTGGCCCTTGAACTTCACCTCGAGCGTCTCGCGGTTGTAGCGCTTGCCGTGGCATTCCTCGCAGGTGACGTAGACGTCGGGGAGGAAGTGCATCTCGATCTTGATGAGGCCGTCGCCCTGGCACTTCTCGCAGCGGCCGCCCTTGACGTTGAAGGAGAAGCGG encodes:
- a CDS encoding ImmA/IrrE family metallo-endopeptidase, with the translated sequence MITDTQRSILQRHLSEVPVKLGALASELGLEVFKSPLRPGISGLIEPSHSAPSGFRIKINRHESVERQRFTLAHEISHFLLHRELIRNGVIDDTMYRSNLSSRHEIEANKLASKIVMPEAAVDMLRRKYSGHSFEEMTHLMAKDLRVSEPAMRIKLGG
- a CDS encoding beta family protein yields the protein MLKGREYVPLLYTRLAEIRAMRELPESSKNLMVPVFKLRPWLNSKELDRAVEVVEEAVGNRLYGLDLDEFKLNLNPDPSKTAATQFLQLFEKAEGYKNYYDLVASGPNRVPVFRGINDADLEIEKQIEHILHIDRGVFVRAKVGEPGSLLEIARKLAENDIDNAVFIIDCGWGRDLLVSAALASQFAQRLVNTSDKFEIVIAGSSFPDDFKGLGERFTIPAIERQLYFEVRRQVNFDALYYGDWGSTRPPTDPIPMKHVPRIDTARSTDWVCWRSEDDETYVEVAQRVITDPAWDGKLGIWGEYMVVATAEEEAVRIKAPAMAAAVRVNIHLHQQANFDNPGGLHVGDEAVGDDL